One part of the Nitrospira sp. genome encodes these proteins:
- a CDS encoding DUF2156 domain-containing protein, whose protein sequence is MTSPFVHANPAIPPRPVGQSLLQIVPSTACFQCDVCCRFPERHSVLRPFFAAEEIRAAVEAGLAPDLFPDAQGAQIELVPNPSGEGYLCPAFDPATSQCRIYDRRPLDCRLYPFAVMWDAAHTQVLLGWDTKCPYMRDLPSAPIEQTADRTARWIEEEATLDVFVRYPRLIGRFQDDVIVLRPLTRLTERLQQGTLQICTQPLMLQDRSRLESALAESPGVQDVPLAAASFAFHYIWRHRLTYSWAELHGHLCLFADSPDGLFMVLPPLGKGPLTDAMATAFRFMRERNGSSPVTRIDNVPEVLVAEMQGMGYLVTAKEPDYLYAAADLADLAGDAYRSPRAACNRFEREHGGLFEPYDVRDRPACLSLFREWQEQKQGAGTDQWAQALLEDATGAHEAALSAYEELGLTGAVVRVKGRIRAYTLGMWLNPSVFCVLMEVADRDMVGAGPFIFREFCRQARDKGACWINTMDDSGLPSLARAKRWYHPARLVPNYTVTEPPR, encoded by the coding sequence ATGACGAGTCCATTCGTTCATGCTAACCCCGCGATTCCCCCGCGACCCGTAGGTCAGTCTCTCCTGCAGATCGTACCGAGCACGGCCTGTTTTCAGTGCGACGTCTGTTGCCGGTTCCCGGAACGACACAGTGTCCTCCGGCCTTTTTTTGCGGCCGAGGAAATCCGGGCAGCCGTGGAGGCTGGCCTGGCGCCTGACTTGTTTCCCGACGCTCAGGGGGCGCAGATCGAACTGGTGCCGAATCCGTCCGGAGAAGGCTATCTCTGTCCGGCGTTTGATCCCGCCACGTCGCAGTGCCGGATCTATGATCGGCGCCCGCTCGACTGCCGTCTGTACCCGTTTGCCGTGATGTGGGACGCTGCGCATACACAGGTGCTGCTCGGTTGGGACACGAAGTGCCCCTACATGCGGGACCTCCCCTCTGCGCCGATCGAGCAGACGGCGGACCGTACAGCCCGGTGGATTGAGGAAGAGGCCACACTGGATGTGTTTGTGCGGTACCCCAGGCTTATCGGCCGATTTCAGGATGATGTCATTGTGCTCCGGCCGTTGACACGGCTGACCGAACGGCTCCAGCAGGGCACGTTGCAGATTTGCACGCAGCCGCTGATGCTTCAGGATCGAAGCCGTCTGGAATCCGCCCTGGCCGAGAGCCCAGGCGTTCAAGATGTGCCGCTCGCCGCCGCGTCGTTCGCTTTCCACTACATCTGGCGACATCGCCTCACCTACTCCTGGGCCGAGCTTCATGGGCATCTGTGCCTGTTTGCCGATTCTCCGGACGGCCTGTTCATGGTCCTGCCTCCGCTGGGCAAGGGTCCGCTGACCGATGCGATGGCGACGGCGTTTCGCTTTATGCGTGAGCGAAATGGATCGTCGCCGGTGACGAGAATAGATAATGTTCCTGAGGTCTTGGTGGCGGAGATGCAGGGCATGGGGTATCTCGTGACGGCGAAAGAACCGGACTATCTCTATGCTGCAGCCGATCTGGCTGATTTGGCGGGAGATGCGTACCGGTCGCCTCGGGCGGCCTGTAACCGGTTTGAGCGTGAACATGGCGGGCTGTTCGAACCCTACGATGTCCGCGATCGACCAGCCTGTCTGAGTCTCTTCCGTGAATGGCAGGAGCAGAAACAGGGAGCCGGCACGGATCAGTGGGCCCAGGCCCTGCTCGAAGACGCCACAGGCGCCCATGAGGCAGCCTTGTCTGCCTATGAGGAGTTGGGGCTCACCGGCGCAGTGGTGCGAGTGAAAGGGCGCATACGGGCCTATACCCTGGGAATGTGGCTGAACCCGTCGGTGTTCTGTGTCTTGATGGAAGTTGCAGATCGGGATATGGTGGGGGCGGGGCCGTTCATATTTCGTGAATTCTGTCGCCAAGCTCGCGACAAAGGGGCATGTTGGATCAATACCATGGATGATTCCGGTCTTCCGAGTCTGGCTCGCGCCAAACGCTGGTATCATCCTGCGCGATTGGTGCCCAATTATACCGTGACGGAGCCTCCACGATGA
- a CDS encoding glutathione S-transferase N-terminal domain-containing protein yields the protein MALTLYHVQWCPDCAIVRDRLNELQVPYEGVIVPDFRPMRKQVYDVSGQYYVPVLKDGDTVLTETHDILAHLDTHYDKAQP from the coding sequence ATGGCCCTCACGCTGTATCATGTCCAATGGTGTCCCGATTGTGCGATCGTCCGGGATCGTTTGAATGAACTCCAAGTCCCGTATGAGGGCGTCATCGTGCCGGACTTTCGTCCGATGCGCAAACAAGTCTATGACGTCTCGGGGCAATATTACGTGCCGGTCTTGAAAGACGGGGACACCGTCCTGACAGAAACCCACGACATTCTCGCTCATCTGGACACCCACTACGATAAGGCGCAACCGTGA
- a CDS encoding KamA family radical SAM protein: MEDWRRILADSVVKPKDLAERLGVDPKEIEDIVGDYPMRITPTVLSTIKAKGDAIWKQVVPDRAELADADAEDDPLEEDLMSPVPHLVHRYPDRVLLMVTNQCPIYCRFCTRKRLVGKPGFLKKGELDRAIAYLRDHQEVRDVILSGGDPLLLPDHLLERILKSLRTIPHLEVIRIGTRVPGSLPERITPKLCEIIKKYHPFYMNLHFNHPDELTPEVKRACGMLADAGVPLGAQTVLLKGVNDDPEIMKRLMHQLLLARVKPYYLYQADLTKGTNHFRTSVETGLRIIKALQGHTSGMAVPHFVIDAPGGGGKIPLLPGDYLVNLDEDSAVLRNYENNTYHYPQPGSAHGRELPMVGAHPSWGTTANGCDGGSDHL; this comes from the coding sequence GTGGAGGATTGGAGACGCATCCTGGCCGATAGTGTGGTGAAGCCGAAGGATCTGGCCGAGCGGCTCGGGGTCGACCCGAAAGAGATTGAAGACATCGTGGGGGATTACCCGATGCGGATTACCCCCACCGTGTTGAGCACGATCAAAGCAAAAGGCGACGCGATTTGGAAACAAGTCGTCCCCGATCGTGCGGAACTGGCCGATGCCGACGCAGAAGACGATCCGCTCGAAGAAGACTTGATGAGCCCTGTGCCGCATTTGGTCCACCGGTATCCCGACCGCGTCCTGCTCATGGTCACCAACCAGTGCCCGATCTATTGCCGCTTCTGCACGAGAAAACGGCTGGTGGGCAAACCGGGATTCCTGAAGAAGGGCGAATTGGACCGGGCCATTGCCTATTTGCGTGACCATCAGGAGGTGCGGGATGTCATCCTGTCGGGAGGGGATCCGCTGCTGCTGCCGGATCATCTGCTTGAGCGCATCCTGAAATCACTGCGCACAATCCCGCACTTGGAAGTGATCCGAATCGGCACACGAGTGCCCGGCTCACTCCCGGAGCGCATCACACCCAAACTCTGCGAGATCATCAAAAAGTATCACCCCTTCTATATGAACCTGCATTTCAATCACCCCGATGAACTGACTCCGGAGGTCAAACGCGCCTGCGGCATGTTGGCTGACGCCGGGGTTCCACTGGGGGCACAGACTGTGTTACTGAAGGGGGTTAATGACGATCCCGAGATCATGAAACGGCTGATGCACCAGTTGTTGCTGGCGCGGGTCAAGCCCTACTACCTGTACCAGGCTGACCTCACGAAGGGAACGAACCATTTCCGGACCTCGGTCGAAACCGGCCTCCGGATCATCAAAGCCTTGCAAGGGCATACGAGCGGCATGGCCGTTCCGCACTTTGTCATCGATGCGCCCGGCGGAGGAGGGAAAATCCCCTTGCTCCCCGGCGATTACTTGGTCAATCTGGATGAAGACAGCGCCGTGTTGAGAAACTACGAAAATAATACATACCACTACCCCCAACCGGGCTCCGCGCACGGGCGCGAGTTGCCGATGGTCGGCGCGCACCCTTCCTGGGGCACGACGGCCAACGGGTGCGACGGAGGGAGCGACCACCTGTGA
- a CDS encoding 2'-deoxycytidine 5'-triphosphate deaminase, giving the protein MKRARASKGILPYQDIVHLIRSGAITSDAPIETRQIQPASLDLRLGKKAYRLISSFLPELSAISSRLNVLDFYQSDLVMYEMDLSQGAILEKGHVYLVPLLEQLELPATLRARANPKSTTGRLDVFTRVVTDLNAGFDEIRAGYKGPLYLEVVPRSFAIKVRTGDSLNQIRFVRGDATVSDTALQKLHGTEPLLYRNASPPKALPQQEFRTERGLFLRIDLTGSAREDAVIGYRAKKNSHVIDLAKIGHYAALDFWEPLKRHRHDSLLLEPEEFYILASKERIRVPPGYAAEMVAYEAACGELRTHYAGFFDPGFGYGDGKMRGTQVVLEVRPHDVPFLIHDGQTFFKVVYDHMLSVPAEVYGTTLGSSYQRQALTLSKHFKA; this is encoded by the coding sequence GTGAAACGGGCCCGGGCCTCGAAGGGAATTCTCCCCTATCAAGATATCGTCCATCTGATTCGCAGCGGCGCCATCACATCGGATGCGCCGATCGAAACTCGGCAGATCCAGCCGGCCAGCCTGGACTTGCGCCTGGGCAAGAAAGCCTATCGCCTCATCAGCAGCTTCCTGCCTGAGCTCTCGGCGATCAGCAGCCGTCTCAATGTGCTCGACTTCTATCAATCCGACCTTGTGATGTATGAAATGGACCTGTCGCAGGGCGCGATCCTCGAAAAGGGCCATGTCTACCTGGTGCCGCTGCTGGAACAGCTCGAACTCCCTGCGACCTTGCGTGCCCGCGCCAACCCCAAAAGCACGACCGGACGCTTGGATGTGTTCACCCGCGTCGTCACCGACCTGAATGCCGGCTTCGATGAGATCCGAGCCGGGTATAAGGGTCCGCTGTATCTGGAAGTCGTGCCCCGCTCGTTTGCCATCAAAGTGCGTACCGGCGACTCGTTGAATCAAATCCGGTTCGTCCGTGGCGATGCCACGGTCTCGGACACCGCGCTCCAAAAGCTGCATGGCACGGAGCCACTCCTATATCGCAACGCCTCTCCGCCGAAAGCGCTTCCCCAACAAGAGTTCCGCACCGAGCGTGGCCTGTTTTTGCGAATCGATCTGACCGGCAGCGCGCGGGAAGATGCGGTGATCGGGTACCGAGCGAAAAAAAACAGCCACGTCATCGACCTGGCCAAGATCGGACACTATGCGGCGCTCGACTTCTGGGAGCCTCTGAAACGGCACCGGCACGATAGTCTGCTCCTGGAACCGGAAGAGTTCTACATCTTAGCCTCCAAAGAACGGATCCGCGTTCCGCCAGGCTATGCCGCCGAAATGGTCGCCTATGAAGCGGCTTGCGGCGAACTCCGCACCCACTACGCCGGGTTCTTTGATCCCGGGTTCGGTTATGGAGACGGCAAAATGCGCGGAACCCAAGTGGTATTGGAAGTGCGGCCACATGATGTCCCCTTCCTCATTCACGACGGGCAAACCTTCTTTAAAGTAGTGTATGATCACATGTTGAGCGTGCCGGCAGAAGTCTATGGCACGACACTCGGCTCGTCATACCAACGGCAAGCCCTCACCCTCAGCAAGCATTTTAAGGCCTGA
- a CDS encoding TIGR04283 family arsenosugar biosynthesis glycosyltransferase → MVSCGAADHMRPSCPMTIAVIIPVLNEARCIEHTLADTAALGFDDLVIVDGGSTDATCAIVHSMAGPNRSASEHTPAPARIRLLATSPGRAHQLNAGAAATRCDILLFLHADTQLPTNARQAVSSALSDQSCVGGRFNVRFDSPCLTARLIARLMNLRSRLSGIATGDQAIFVRRDVFERIGKFAEIPLMEDIEFTGRLKRAGPVAPLSDTVVTAFRRWERNGPLRTILLMWTLRLLYWIGMSPHRLQHFYGIVR, encoded by the coding sequence ATGGTTTCCTGTGGCGCCGCCGACCACATGCGCCCTTCCTGCCCGATGACCATCGCCGTCATCATTCCGGTTCTGAACGAAGCCCGCTGCATCGAACACACCCTCGCCGACACCGCCGCACTCGGATTCGACGATCTCGTGATCGTTGACGGCGGCAGTACCGATGCAACCTGCGCGATCGTGCACTCCATGGCTGGGCCCAACCGCTCTGCCTCCGAGCACACCCCGGCACCAGCCCGCATTCGTCTGCTCGCGACGTCACCGGGACGCGCCCACCAACTCAATGCCGGGGCCGCCGCCACCAGATGTGACATTCTCCTGTTCCTGCATGCCGATACGCAGCTACCGACGAACGCCCGACAGGCCGTTTCTTCCGCCCTGTCCGATCAGAGCTGCGTGGGCGGGCGATTCAACGTACGCTTCGACTCCCCCTGCCTGACGGCGCGCCTCATCGCGCGCTTGATGAATCTGCGCTCCCGCCTCAGCGGCATTGCCACCGGCGACCAAGCCATCTTCGTTCGGCGCGATGTCTTCGAACGCATAGGCAAGTTTGCCGAGATTCCCCTAATGGAAGATATCGAGTTCACAGGTCGGCTGAAGCGAGCAGGGCCCGTCGCGCCCCTGTCCGACACTGTCGTGACCGCCTTCCGCCGTTGGGAGCGCAATGGCCCGCTGCGCACAATTCTGTTGATGTGGACCCTTCGCTTGCTGTACTGGATCGGCATGAGCCCGCATCGACTCCAACACTTCTACGGGATCGTGAGATAA
- a CDS encoding TIGR04282 family arsenosugar biosynthesis glycosyltransferase has product MTTRPPDRSQRATTALVIFAKAPIPGLVKTRLSPALTEDEAATLHGSFVLDTLERTKAAVTKFKLSVDRYLACAPSSTHAFFKIMEARHGVRLMDQEGDDLGMRMRQAFDTLCGRGYGQVCLVGTDVPSLPLTHYRDALESLTRHDLVLGPAQDGGYYLIGMKSPHPRLFENIPWSTDQVLALTQQKAKADGLHVGLLPVWNDVDTVNDLHRLIEDCAADKQRPKQERVYSMRTAGALELLAKRLRTRHS; this is encoded by the coding sequence ATGACGACTCGCCCCCCGGACCGCTCGCAACGCGCCACGACAGCCCTGGTGATTTTCGCCAAGGCCCCGATACCAGGACTGGTCAAGACCCGACTTTCCCCGGCCTTGACTGAAGACGAAGCCGCAACCCTGCACGGGAGTTTCGTCCTCGATACACTCGAGCGAACCAAGGCCGCCGTCACCAAATTCAAGCTTTCCGTCGATCGCTACCTGGCCTGTGCGCCTTCCAGCACCCATGCATTCTTCAAAATCATGGAAGCCCGCCACGGTGTCCGCCTCATGGATCAAGAAGGCGACGACCTCGGCATGCGGATGAGACAGGCGTTCGACACGTTGTGCGGCCGTGGCTACGGGCAGGTCTGCTTGGTGGGCACCGATGTCCCGTCGCTGCCCTTGACTCACTACCGCGATGCCCTTGAGTCGCTGACCCGCCATGATCTGGTGCTGGGGCCAGCACAGGACGGCGGCTATTACCTGATCGGGATGAAGAGCCCTCATCCCCGGCTGTTCGAGAACATTCCCTGGTCGACCGACCAAGTGTTGGCACTCACGCAACAGAAGGCGAAGGCCGACGGACTGCATGTCGGACTGCTGCCGGTCTGGAATGATGTCGATACCGTGAACGACCTCCACCGGCTGATCGAGGACTGTGCGGCGGACAAGCAGCGCCCCAAACAGGAGCGCGTCTATTCGATGCGGACCGCAGGCGCCTTGGAATTACTCGCCAAACGTCTTCGAACGCGCCACAGCTAA
- a CDS encoding SDR family oxidoreductase has protein sequence MPHHVALITGGAKGIGRAIALDLAGQGWSVAICYRTSAAAAQETSAAIVARGGQALAVQCDVADPPAAQRLVAQVEAQWGRIDALINGAGPYHRVNLFDETTAGWQEMFDGNLHPIFYLGQAVAPGMKARKHGRIINFSMANADQMVAQPEVTGHYIAKAGVLILTRTLAKLLAPYGITVNAISPGFIDSGSAPPEELAGVVKRIPAGYVGSVEDTVGAVRYLLSEEARYVNGANLHLSGGWGI, from the coding sequence ATGCCTCATCACGTGGCCTTGATCACCGGCGGAGCCAAAGGCATCGGCCGGGCCATTGCCCTCGATCTTGCCGGCCAAGGCTGGTCCGTCGCCATTTGTTATCGCACCAGCGCAGCCGCCGCTCAGGAGACCAGCGCCGCGATCGTGGCACGTGGAGGGCAAGCGTTAGCCGTGCAATGCGACGTCGCTGACCCGCCGGCAGCACAACGATTGGTCGCGCAGGTAGAAGCTCAATGGGGACGGATCGACGCCCTGATCAATGGCGCGGGCCCTTATCATCGCGTGAATCTCTTCGATGAAACCACGGCAGGCTGGCAGGAAATGTTTGACGGCAACCTTCATCCCATTTTTTATCTGGGGCAAGCGGTGGCGCCGGGCATGAAGGCGCGGAAGCACGGGCGCATCATCAATTTCAGCATGGCCAATGCCGATCAAATGGTGGCCCAGCCGGAGGTCACCGGGCATTATATCGCCAAAGCTGGAGTGCTCATCCTTACCCGCACGCTGGCCAAACTGCTGGCGCCTTACGGGATTACCGTCAATGCGATTTCACCCGGCTTCATCGACTCCGGGAGTGCGCCGCCGGAGGAGCTTGCGGGCGTGGTGAAACGGATTCCTGCCGGATATGTCGGCAGCGTGGAAGATACGGTGGGCGCGGTTCGATACCTCTTGAGCGAGGAGGCGCGCTATGTGAACGGGGCCAATCTACATCTCAGCGGAGGGTGGGGGATTTAA
- a CDS encoding UbiA family prenyltransferase has protein sequence MSIESSLLLMHKDSSAHTPLCVDLDGTLIKTDLLWESLMVLLKQNPLLILLLPFWLLKGKAHLKHEIARRVTLDASTLPYDQELVDFLTNERRSGRELILATASHVSYAQAVATHLGLFDDRVFGSDSVVNLKGARKVALLVERYGARRFAYAGNSTADFPVWAEASEAIVVNASAGVESRARTLTTVSRVFSRPVKWVKSVAKALRVHQWAKNVLVFVPVLASHQLTNGRLMLQAGLAFLSFSLCASSVYIVNDCLDLESDRRHPRKRNRPFASGNLSIPFGLALAAACLLGGVLLAFALPQLFLIVLAGYLVLTTAYSFYLKQFVLLDVIVLAQLYTVRVYGGGAATGVEPSHWLLTFSLFLFLSLALVKRFTELRLMSQAEGKELHGRGYWVTDMEHISSIGTASGLLAVLVLALYISSKDVLLLYTHADVLWLVCPVMLYWISRVWMLAYRNRMDDDPVVFAVKDPKSYAMAAIIAAILFFAK, from the coding sequence TTGTCGATAGAATCCAGCCTGCTGCTTATGCACAAGGATTCGTCGGCTCACACACCCCTCTGCGTCGATCTGGACGGCACCCTCATTAAGACGGATTTGCTGTGGGAATCGTTGATGGTGCTGCTCAAGCAGAATCCACTTCTGATCCTGTTGCTTCCCTTCTGGTTGCTCAAAGGCAAAGCCCATCTCAAACATGAAATTGCGCGCCGGGTGACGCTTGACGCGAGCACGTTGCCCTACGACCAGGAGCTGGTCGACTTTCTCACCAACGAACGACGGTCCGGGCGTGAGTTGATCTTAGCTACCGCCAGCCATGTCAGTTATGCCCAAGCGGTTGCAACTCATCTGGGTCTGTTTGATGACCGGGTGTTCGGCAGTGACAGTGTCGTCAACCTGAAGGGAGCGCGGAAAGTCGCGCTATTGGTGGAGCGATATGGCGCCCGCCGGTTTGCCTACGCCGGAAACTCCACGGCGGATTTTCCCGTGTGGGCTGAGGCCAGTGAGGCGATCGTGGTCAATGCGTCCGCCGGCGTCGAGAGCCGTGCCAGGACGCTGACGACGGTCAGCCGCGTGTTCAGCCGGCCGGTCAAGTGGGTGAAGTCGGTCGCCAAGGCACTGCGGGTTCATCAGTGGGCCAAGAATGTATTGGTGTTTGTTCCGGTGCTTGCCTCCCACCAATTGACCAATGGCCGGCTGATGCTGCAGGCGGGACTCGCATTTCTCTCCTTCAGTTTATGTGCGTCCTCGGTGTATATCGTCAACGATTGCCTCGATCTGGAATCCGATCGCCGGCACCCCCGGAAAAGAAACCGGCCGTTTGCCTCAGGCAATCTTTCAATTCCGTTCGGCTTGGCGCTGGCTGCGGCCTGCCTCCTGGGTGGTGTGCTCCTGGCGTTCGCGCTACCCCAGCTGTTTCTGATCGTCCTGGCAGGGTATTTGGTGCTGACGACCGCGTATTCGTTCTATCTGAAGCAGTTCGTGCTGCTGGATGTGATCGTCCTGGCGCAGCTGTATACCGTGCGTGTCTATGGCGGCGGGGCTGCCACCGGCGTCGAACCGTCGCATTGGTTGTTGACCTTCTCGCTCTTTTTGTTTCTCAGTCTGGCGCTGGTGAAGCGGTTCACGGAGTTGCGACTGATGAGCCAGGCGGAAGGCAAGGAGTTGCATGGGCGCGGGTATTGGGTGACAGATATGGAGCACATCTCGAGTATCGGAACGGCCAGCGGGCTCCTGGCGGTCTTGGTGCTGGCGCTGTATATCAGCAGCAAAGACGTGCTGCTGCTCTACACGCATGCCGATGTGTTGTGGCTGGTCTGCCCGGTGATGTTGTATTGGATCAGCCGGGTTTGGATGCTGGCCTATCGGAACCGGATGGACGACGATCCCGTGGTGTTTGCGGTGAAGGACCCCAAAAGTTATGCGATGGCTGCGATCATCGCCGCCATTCTCTTTTTCGCCAAGTGA
- a CDS encoding glutaredoxin, whose protein sequence is MADPIEEEIQREIQANKILIYGKGTKAMPMCGFTRETMQFFERYGYPYELIDVLSQPAKREALTRLTNWPTLPKVFIDGQFYGDTDILDPMEAKGEVEPLLKKAFTAS, encoded by the coding sequence ATGGCTGACCCCATTGAAGAAGAAATTCAACGAGAAATTCAGGCGAACAAGATTTTGATTTACGGCAAGGGCACGAAGGCCATGCCGATGTGCGGGTTTACCCGGGAGACCATGCAATTTTTTGAAAGGTACGGGTATCCCTATGAACTCATCGACGTCTTGTCGCAGCCGGCCAAGCGTGAAGCCTTGACCCGGTTGACGAATTGGCCCACCTTGCCGAAGGTCTTCATTGATGGGCAGTTTTACGGCGACACCGATATTCTGGATCCGATGGAAGCCAAGGGCGAAGTCGAGCCGTTGCTGAAAAAGGCGTTCACCGCCTCGTAG
- a CDS encoding BolA family transcriptional regulator: MISAEAVTTYIRQVFPDAAVTVIDKTGTQDHLIVRVTSVGFAEKNLLDRHRMVYQALAAPMKDGRIHALEITATTPDEVNA, encoded by the coding sequence ATGATTAGCGCCGAGGCTGTGACAACGTATATCCGCCAGGTGTTTCCTGACGCCGCCGTGACCGTGATCGATAAGACGGGAACACAGGACCATTTGATCGTGCGAGTGACCTCGGTGGGTTTTGCCGAAAAAAATCTGCTGGATCGGCATCGCATGGTGTATCAGGCGCTTGCGGCTCCCATGAAAGACGGACGTATTCATGCGTTGGAGATCACCGCCACGACACCGGACGAAGTGAACGCATAG
- a CDS encoding response regulator has translation MEEFKSGFFMSETNCNGRVLIVDDEPDIRKVVRMTLQKAGYEVIEAENGEKAIEAINTGENRLLLDVLICDIRMPKINGVEAIAYFQQEWPRVPIIVLTGFPDTDMATSFLRSGVVDYLVKPVEGEKLRTAVARAMEQRELAQL, from the coding sequence ATGGAAGAATTCAAATCCGGCTTCTTCATGAGTGAAACCAACTGCAACGGCCGCGTGCTCATCGTCGATGATGAGCCGGACATCCGGAAGGTCGTCCGGATGACACTCCAAAAGGCCGGCTACGAAGTCATTGAGGCCGAGAACGGGGAAAAAGCCATCGAGGCCATCAACACCGGCGAAAACCGGCTGCTGCTGGACGTGCTCATCTGCGACATCCGCATGCCGAAAATCAACGGCGTCGAGGCCATCGCCTATTTCCAGCAAGAATGGCCGCGGGTGCCGATCATCGTCCTGACCGGATTCCCGGATACCGACATGGCCACCTCGTTCCTCCGCAGCGGTGTCGTCGACTACCTGGTGAAACCAGTGGAAGGCGAAAAGCTGCGCACCGCAGTCGCCAGAGCCATGGAACAACGGGAACTGGCCCAGCTGTAG